The genomic window TTAAAACAGTGACGTTGAATCAGACAGTAGAGAAAACCCACATTTCCACAAAACGGATGAAGGATCTCTTTGTCGCCCAGTTTGCAAAACCGTCGGATTTAGAGGAAATGAACCTGAGTCAATTGACGCCGTTTCAGCGGGCCCTATTGGTCATTGATGGAACAGTGACACAGTTCATCGAAGCCTATACATTCTCTCCGGTCGAAGTTGTGTTGCTCCATCAAGAGACACAAACTCTACCGACGGATCATGTTTGGCTCGACGCTGAGAAAGGAACAGAAATAATTGACCGTCAAGTAGTGCTGCAAACGGAGCAAAAGGACGCTCAGCAGCCGACCATCCACGCTTACGCGACCTCAATCGTTGTGCTGG from Candidatus Poribacteria bacterium includes these protein-coding regions:
- a CDS encoding DUF98 domain-containing protein, with amino-acid sequence MTLNQTVEKTHISTKRMKDLFVAQFAKPSDLEEMNLSQLTPFQRALLVIDGTVTQFIEAYTFSPVEVVLLHQETQTLPTDHVWLDAEKGTEIIDRQVVLQTEQKDAQQPTIHAYATSIVVLDRIPQIIREGLTLRGRGLGQLLQRSGLESRRDLLWWGLKRPKDLPEALLHLEGKPFLSRTYRIVADGQSIMLINEQSPLDRYA